The following are encoded together in the Methylorubrum sp. B1-46 genome:
- a CDS encoding DUF499 domain-containing protein, protein MAIQSVRQLCDVSDIVSKDGLVDQIANLDDLHKGKIDPDAFFRRNHFTDGLNALVRNGFDRLSGRTGDGAFYLSQSMGGGKTHSLIAFALLAQDDGLRHRIIPNIAPTATFGSAKVVIFNGHQNPSNFLWGEIADRLERPEAMARFWKDGAKTPGVDDWVATLGDGPVLILLDELPSYLQMAEGQAVGNSTLADITIGALERLFNALSQLPRACVVVTNLIDDVFAEGSGKLKTLINTLNKQYGKYAQAITPVQQNSGEVFQIIRKKLFDKLPDGDAIDEIAQAYVDELNRAKKVDDVPSIPESFIARIRETYPFHPSIRDIVARFKENPGYQQTRALIRILRLAVRNAWASNDSIFLIGLQHLDLNHPGTVEEIRKINNHYTNAISKDIADRGNALAEQIDAGEGSSTATSISKLILMSSLSMAEQPIRGLRRSEVIEFLIDPLTRTPAISTALDKLAGNAEYLFKGPDERIYFGQVANVVSEINNTGASLAEEVVDQELRDKLAEVFEPKTKALYNKNLAILPSLDEIKVGEEDVTLVVVERPAQSLPPDLIEWWRKLDRQNRVLILTADLNSLGSLRGIARQMRAISIVEKAIAQRHGKESTQMREVEGIKARVANSFTSAVRETFTTLVFPTGSGLRDYGQFRMEFDNNDYRGEEQILKTLEARGKFYPAAKIETEIATLREEAEHELFDADAVQRGELRRKAAAKAGWYWLSTGGLDHLITEIVRTKHWRERNGLIEKKYERVTSVAVRLEGSLDAALEKGVYKLIVTPEEADTVYASETGHPDPTVSGKVAGRSYETSASRVWFLPVDSRGEAKSGPPVEWLAPVRLAAHAASTSTGTTIEWTVVPRSAQVRASFDGSDPMQGSVVSSPLSVPGAAKEVRLVPAVDGRTGEEVRLTQGDGPEPHPRPKEIRDDRPLLLRQALRFDSITRLTDAMTALQAATGATVRGGQIEIGSEDVGVFADITFGDGVSMSADAVTTVISSVAQSGSFTATRASASFNETRFATGKDYKVFADAVDLDFETMKWAQDDGV, encoded by the coding sequence GTGGCCATTCAGAGCGTAAGGCAACTTTGCGACGTCAGTGACATCGTCTCGAAGGATGGCCTCGTCGACCAGATCGCCAACCTGGACGACCTTCACAAGGGTAAGATCGACCCGGACGCGTTCTTCAGGCGCAACCACTTCACCGATGGCCTGAACGCCCTGGTCCGTAACGGCTTCGACCGCCTCTCCGGCAGGACCGGCGACGGCGCCTTCTACCTTTCGCAGTCGATGGGCGGCGGCAAGACGCACTCGTTGATCGCCTTCGCTCTCCTCGCGCAGGACGATGGCCTGCGCCACCGCATCATCCCGAACATCGCCCCGACGGCGACCTTCGGCTCCGCGAAGGTCGTCATCTTCAATGGCCACCAGAACCCGTCAAACTTCCTCTGGGGCGAGATCGCAGACCGCCTGGAACGCCCCGAGGCGATGGCGCGCTTTTGGAAGGACGGGGCCAAGACGCCCGGCGTTGACGACTGGGTCGCGACGCTCGGCGACGGGCCCGTGCTGATCCTCCTGGACGAGCTCCCGAGCTACCTGCAGATGGCCGAGGGCCAGGCGGTCGGCAACTCGACGCTGGCCGACATCACAATCGGCGCCTTGGAGCGCCTGTTCAACGCCCTGTCGCAATTGCCGCGGGCTTGCGTGGTCGTCACGAACTTGATCGACGATGTCTTCGCCGAGGGCTCGGGCAAGCTGAAGACTCTCATCAACACGCTAAACAAGCAGTACGGCAAATACGCCCAGGCCATCACGCCGGTCCAGCAAAACTCAGGCGAGGTCTTCCAGATCATCCGCAAGAAGCTCTTCGACAAGCTTCCCGACGGAGACGCCATCGACGAGATTGCACAGGCTTACGTAGACGAGCTCAACCGCGCCAAGAAGGTCGACGACGTCCCGTCCATACCGGAGAGCTTCATCGCCCGGATACGGGAGACGTATCCCTTCCACCCGTCCATCCGAGACATTGTCGCCCGGTTCAAGGAGAACCCGGGTTACCAGCAGACCCGGGCGCTCATCCGCATCCTGCGGCTCGCCGTTCGGAATGCCTGGGCGTCGAACGACTCGATCTTCCTCATTGGGCTCCAGCACCTCGACCTGAACCATCCCGGTACCGTGGAGGAGATCCGCAAGATCAACAACCACTATACGAACGCCATCTCCAAAGACATCGCAGACCGGGGCAATGCCCTGGCCGAGCAGATCGACGCCGGCGAAGGCTCTTCCACGGCGACGTCTATCTCTAAGCTGATCCTGATGTCGTCGCTGTCGATGGCTGAGCAGCCCATTCGTGGACTCCGTCGGTCGGAGGTCATCGAATTCCTCATTGACCCGCTCACCAGGACGCCGGCAATCTCGACAGCCTTAGACAAGCTCGCCGGAAATGCGGAGTACCTGTTCAAGGGACCTGATGAGCGCATCTACTTCGGCCAGGTCGCCAACGTCGTGTCGGAGATCAACAACACAGGCGCCAGCTTGGCCGAGGAGGTTGTTGACCAGGAACTTAGGGACAAGCTGGCGGAGGTCTTCGAACCCAAGACCAAGGCGCTCTACAACAAGAATTTGGCCATCCTACCCTCTCTTGACGAGATCAAGGTCGGCGAGGAGGACGTTACGCTAGTCGTCGTGGAGCGGCCGGCCCAAAGCCTTCCGCCGGACCTCATCGAGTGGTGGAGGAAGCTCGACCGCCAGAACCGGGTCCTCATCTTAACGGCCGACCTCAACTCGCTCGGTTCGTTGCGCGGGATCGCTCGCCAGATGCGGGCTATCTCCATCGTCGAGAAGGCCATCGCGCAGCGGCATGGCAAAGAATCGACCCAGATGCGCGAGGTGGAGGGCATCAAGGCGCGCGTCGCGAACAGCTTCACCTCGGCTGTAAGGGAGACGTTCACCACACTCGTCTTCCCGACTGGGTCAGGCCTGCGGGACTACGGCCAATTCCGTATGGAGTTCGATAACAACGACTATCGGGGCGAGGAGCAAATCCTCAAGACGCTTGAGGCCCGGGGGAAATTCTACCCCGCGGCCAAGATCGAGACTGAAATCGCGACCTTACGCGAGGAAGCAGAGCATGAGCTCTTCGACGCAGATGCAGTCCAACGTGGGGAACTGAGGCGCAAGGCTGCGGCGAAGGCCGGATGGTACTGGCTCTCGACCGGAGGACTTGACCATCTCATCACGGAGATAGTGCGGACGAAGCACTGGCGCGAACGCAACGGTCTCATTGAAAAGAAGTACGAGCGGGTAACATCTGTCGCCGTCAGGCTCGAAGGCTCGCTCGACGCTGCCCTTGAAAAAGGCGTCTACAAACTGATTGTCACACCCGAAGAGGCGGACACGGTCTACGCCTCGGAGACTGGGCACCCCGACCCGACCGTCTCCGGGAAAGTCGCGGGCCGCAGCTACGAGACAAGCGCTTCCAGGGTTTGGTTCCTGCCCGTGGACAGCCGGGGCGAGGCGAAGTCGGGTCCCCCGGTCGAGTGGCTCGCCCCAGTCAGGCTCGCTGCCCACGCCGCCTCTACCTCGACGGGCACGACGATCGAGTGGACGGTCGTACCGCGCTCCGCGCAGGTCCGCGCTTCGTTCGACGGCTCGGACCCGATGCAAGGCTCAGTGGTCTCAAGCCCCCTATCGGTGCCAGGCGCTGCCAAGGAAGTCAGGCTCGTGCCGGCGGTCGATGGGCGGACGGGCGAGGAAGTGCGCCTTACCCAAGGCGACGGTCCTGAGCCGCATCCGCGACCGAAGGAGATCCGCGACGACCGCCCCCTACTGCTTCGCCAGGCGCTCCGTTTCGATTCCATCACCCGCCTGACTGACGCAATGACGGCCCTGCAGGCCGCGACCGGCGCAACGGTGCGAGGCGGACAGATCGAGATCGGTTCGGAGGATGTCGGCGTGTTCGCCGACATCACATTCGGGGACGGGGTCTCCATGTCCGCGGATGCCGTGACGACGGTGATTTCGTCGGTGGCCCAGTCGGGCAGCTTCACGGCGACCCGTGCGAGCGCGAGCTTCAACGAGACCCGGTTCGCTACCGGTAAGGACTACAAGGTGTTCGCCGACGCCGTGGATCTCGATTTTGAGACCATGAAGTGGGCGCAGGACGACGGCGTCTGA
- a CDS encoding IS66 family transposase, producing MGGTEPDPELPGRSELAKALRYILARWPALTRTFDDGRIALDNTLE from the coding sequence GTGGGCGGAACGGAGCCTGACCCAGAGCTGCCGGGTCGGTCCGAACTGGCCAAGGCGTTGCGTTACATACTGGCGCGCTGGCCGGCACTGACCCGCACCTTCGACGACGGACGCATCGCGCTCGACAACACCCTTGAATGA
- a CDS encoding lysozyme — MLAFLRKLGVAFAVGTANAAPRAAAPVPVAVTGKASGRRPSRILLVPAAAAACTGLVGGFEALRTTAYRDIVGVPTICWGETQGVRMGMTKTVAERNSIFARRLDEFASHVERCVPSAVSMPVERYAAHVSLAYNIGWAGYCASSVARLQNSGDVRGACDAFRSFNKVGKGKPPNRVLVVSNGLTRRRAEERALCLKGA; from the coding sequence ATGCTCGCCTTCCTTCGCAAGCTCGGCGTCGCGTTTGCCGTCGGCACCGCCAACGCCGCTCCCCGAGCCGCAGCCCCGGTGCCGGTCGCAGTGACGGGAAAGGCCTCAGGTCGGCGGCCGTCCCGGATCCTGCTCGTGCCGGCGGCCGCCGCGGCGTGCACCGGCCTCGTCGGCGGGTTCGAGGCGCTTCGCACCACCGCCTACCGGGACATCGTGGGCGTTCCGACGATCTGCTGGGGCGAGACCCAGGGAGTGCGCATGGGCATGACCAAGACGGTCGCCGAGCGCAACTCGATCTTCGCCCGGCGTCTCGACGAATTCGCCTCCCACGTCGAGCGCTGCGTCCCGTCGGCGGTCTCGATGCCGGTCGAGCGATACGCCGCCCACGTCTCGCTCGCTTACAACATCGGGTGGGCCGGCTACTGCGCTTCCTCGGTCGCCCGGCTGCAGAACTCAGGCGACGTGCGCGGGGCCTGCGACGCCTTCCGGAGCTTCAACAAGGTCGGGAAGGGCAAGCCGCCGAACCGCGTCCTCGTTGTCTCGAACGGCCTCACCCGCCGGCGTGCCGAGGAGCGCGCCCTCTGCCTGAAGGGGGCCTGA
- a CDS encoding helix-turn-helix transcriptional regulator — MYPSGPQIRAARALLNLSRDQLADLAGVSARTIDNLESETRKPIRATQNAVLGALLGAGVEFDPGDPEAGRGPGVYLRTR, encoded by the coding sequence ATGTACCCGTCCGGTCCCCAAATCCGTGCCGCGCGCGCGCTCCTGAACTTGTCGCGCGACCAGCTCGCCGATCTAGCGGGCGTGTCCGCGCGGACGATCGACAACCTTGAGAGCGAGACGCGCAAGCCGATACGGGCGACACAGAATGCTGTGCTCGGTGCTCTGTTAGGCGCCGGCGTTGAGTTCGATCCTGGCGATCCGGAAGCCGGCCGCGGCCCCGGCGTCTACCTACGCACGCGCTAG
- a CDS encoding phage antirepressor KilAC domain-containing protein, giving the protein MNAMVPAPQAGTSQFEFSFDGHPVRGLMIGEKAVFVAADLARALRYRDAANLVRVVRPREKGTHTVSTLGGAQRLTTVTESGLYRAIMARKVADEKDVTLRLDIERFQDWVVEEVLPTIRRTGSYAPVPAPEPVDPMAFLSNPHNVMALIGQYAQRTIELEVQVARQGRDLQIAEHTIERQAVTVAAHDLLANADGSLCVTDVAKVLGLKPGALFTYMRHSEAKVRWFYKRSEKGPDVGIQDRLDAEELIEIPETVPVKQADGTVRDKMVVKLRVTPLGVTRLARLIIEGKDPKLPLPADMLKVLTIARDRHLFD; this is encoded by the coding sequence ATGAACGCCATGGTCCCGGCGCCCCAGGCGGGCACCTCGCAGTTCGAATTCTCGTTCGACGGCCATCCCGTCCGTGGGCTCATGATCGGCGAGAAGGCGGTCTTCGTGGCCGCCGACCTCGCCCGGGCGCTCCGCTACCGTGATGCCGCGAACTTGGTGCGGGTCGTCCGCCCCCGTGAAAAGGGTACTCACACAGTGAGTACCCTTGGCGGGGCGCAGCGCCTGACGACGGTCACCGAGAGCGGCCTCTACCGCGCCATCATGGCCCGCAAGGTCGCCGACGAGAAGGACGTCACCCTTCGTCTCGACATCGAGCGCTTCCAGGACTGGGTCGTCGAAGAGGTCCTTCCGACCATCCGGCGGACCGGAAGCTATGCCCCCGTCCCGGCGCCGGAGCCGGTCGATCCCATGGCGTTCTTGTCGAACCCGCACAACGTGATGGCTCTAATCGGCCAGTACGCTCAGCGGACGATCGAGCTTGAGGTACAGGTCGCCCGGCAGGGACGGGACCTCCAGATCGCTGAGCATACGATCGAGCGGCAGGCCGTGACCGTGGCCGCGCACGATCTCCTCGCGAATGCCGACGGGTCCCTGTGCGTGACGGACGTTGCGAAGGTTCTCGGTCTCAAGCCGGGCGCCCTCTTCACCTACATGCGCCACAGCGAGGCAAAAGTTCGCTGGTTCTACAAGCGCTCGGAGAAGGGGCCCGACGTCGGCATCCAGGATCGCCTCGACGCCGAGGAGCTCATCGAGATCCCTGAGACCGTACCGGTCAAACAGGCGGACGGGACGGTGCGGGACAAGATGGTGGTGAAGCTGCGGGTCACCCCGCTCGGCGTCACCCGGCTCGCCCGGCTCATCATCGAAGGTAAAGACCCCAAGCTGCCGTTGCCGGCGGACATGCTGAAGGTGCTGACCATTGCCCGAGATCGCCACCTCTTCGACTGA
- a CDS encoding metallophosphoesterase → MRVWIVSDLHVDACPWEPPPGERVDLAIVAGDVADGLTKRAIPWLAQHVRPRARHVVYVPGNHDLYGCRIPDELTRARDAAIAADVTLLDAGQSRIVEGVRVVGATLWTDYSVGEPRWSRVWGMRDAGDRHVGMRDHRRIQTRDRLGSPAPFRPPAALALHVEHRSRIERVLAEPHPGPTVVVTHHAPHPLSLPAGEVTGPGDAAYASDLSAILEGPHAPDLWIHGHVHASRDYQVGRTRTVANPRGHDASHRRRDGTWVDERENPNFDPAFILEI, encoded by the coding sequence ATGCGTGTCTGGATCGTCTCCGACCTGCACGTCGACGCATGCCCCTGGGAGCCGCCGCCCGGCGAGCGTGTCGACCTCGCGATCGTCGCCGGCGACGTCGCCGACGGCCTGACGAAGAGGGCGATCCCGTGGCTCGCGCAGCACGTCCGGCCGCGGGCGCGGCACGTCGTCTACGTGCCCGGAAACCACGACCTGTACGGCTGCCGGATCCCTGACGAGCTCACCAGGGCGAGGGACGCCGCAATTGCAGCGGACGTGACGCTGCTCGATGCCGGGCAGTCCCGGATCGTTGAGGGAGTGCGTGTCGTGGGGGCGACGCTCTGGACGGACTATTCCGTTGGAGAGCCGCGCTGGTCGCGCGTGTGGGGGATGCGCGACGCCGGCGACCGGCATGTCGGGATGCGCGATCACCGCCGGATCCAGACGAGGGATCGGCTCGGCAGCCCGGCCCCGTTCCGGCCACCGGCCGCGCTCGCTCTGCACGTCGAGCACCGGTCCCGGATCGAGCGCGTGCTCGCCGAGCCGCACCCGGGCCCGACGGTTGTCGTGACGCACCACGCGCCGCACCCCCTGAGCCTGCCCGCGGGCGAGGTCACGGGGCCCGGCGACGCAGCGTACGCCTCCGACCTGTCGGCGATCCTCGAAGGCCCGCACGCGCCAGATCTGTGGATCCACGGCCACGTCCACGCGAGCCGCGATTACCAGGTCGGCCGGACAAGGACCGTGGCCAACCCGAGAGGCCACGACGCCTCACACCGGCGCCGGGACGGGACCTGGGTCGACGAACGCGAAAATCCGAATTTCGACCCCGCCTTCATTCTGGAGATCTGA
- a CDS encoding AAA family ATPase: MSTKKSDRQKAANAVARARRDSTHVTGPRAPSAPLPRNEMLAGGEFVGWDARVDAAIRLGWLPAAELPSRCRRAVQAATSDPNARTLRRVRTVLFELSTSEAAEFGIAQASARCHEALAFNLAALGCPQASAEISAAAIQHASFLINLEYYGEAYLCMRSAIVWSSDACQDKTNEPYNPEPNYARMSRCELNAERWRAFSYALRDAEAQLQAADDVLRGGAGMMAPPVQDGDLALDFGDEPGTPAPAEAAPKVPAPRTLVVVSSLGHLAKPTTYAQERRDSPRAEFEKIAGKALPLLPAPDPQRFVEEGSAAAPWLRPVFETLAQDLVGAPYAWLRPTVLVSPPGTGKTATVRAVSRLLGLPLRLYSAAGASDGSFGGTSRQWGTGRASVPLQAILQEEVGSVCIGIDEIEKSSADRRNGSLGDVLLPFLERENARSRFDLYIETGVNLSAVTYLATANSLSGIPGALLDRMRILEVPSPGPEHLPVVAANLIAEIRADRGLDAAWLPDLDGEEIELVGRHWRGGSLRPLRRLVETVLAGRDRLAPRH, encoded by the coding sequence ATGTCCACGAAGAAGTCCGACCGCCAGAAGGCGGCAAACGCGGTCGCGCGCGCGCGACGCGATAGCACTCACGTAACCGGTCCCCGGGCGCCGAGCGCCCCCCTTCCACGCAACGAAATGCTCGCGGGCGGCGAGTTCGTCGGCTGGGATGCGCGCGTCGATGCTGCAATTCGCCTCGGCTGGCTCCCCGCTGCTGAGCTCCCCTCCCGCTGCCGGCGCGCAGTCCAGGCCGCGACCAGTGACCCGAACGCGCGGACGCTTCGCCGCGTCCGCACGGTACTGTTCGAGCTCAGCACGTCCGAAGCTGCCGAATTCGGGATCGCCCAGGCCTCGGCACGATGCCACGAAGCGCTGGCCTTTAACCTCGCCGCGCTTGGTTGTCCTCAGGCGTCGGCAGAGATCTCGGCGGCTGCCATTCAGCATGCAAGCTTTCTAATAAATCTTGAATACTACGGAGAGGCGTATCTCTGCATGCGATCGGCAATTGTCTGGTCGAGCGACGCCTGCCAAGACAAGACGAACGAGCCGTACAATCCGGAACCGAATTACGCGCGGATGAGCAGGTGCGAGCTCAACGCTGAGCGCTGGCGCGCATTCAGCTACGCGCTGCGGGACGCCGAGGCGCAGCTCCAGGCCGCCGACGACGTCCTCCGCGGCGGCGCCGGCATGATGGCTCCGCCGGTTCAGGACGGCGACCTCGCGCTCGATTTCGGCGACGAGCCCGGGACCCCCGCGCCTGCGGAGGCAGCCCCGAAGGTACCGGCCCCAAGGACGCTCGTCGTCGTCTCGTCGCTCGGGCACCTCGCGAAGCCGACGACGTACGCCCAGGAACGGAGGGACTCGCCCCGCGCCGAGTTCGAGAAGATCGCCGGCAAGGCGCTGCCGCTGCTCCCGGCGCCGGACCCGCAGCGGTTCGTCGAGGAAGGCTCGGCCGCCGCGCCGTGGCTGCGACCGGTGTTCGAGACGCTCGCTCAAGACCTGGTGGGCGCGCCTTATGCGTGGCTCCGGCCGACCGTCCTCGTCAGCCCGCCCGGCACCGGCAAGACGGCGACTGTCCGGGCGGTGTCCCGCCTGCTCGGGCTACCGCTGCGCCTGTATTCGGCGGCCGGCGCGTCGGATGGCTCGTTCGGCGGGACGAGCCGGCAATGGGGAACCGGGCGCGCGTCGGTCCCCCTTCAGGCGATCCTTCAAGAGGAAGTCGGCAGCGTCTGCATCGGGATCGACGAGATCGAGAAGTCGTCCGCCGATCGCCGCAACGGCTCGCTCGGCGACGTCCTGCTGCCCTTCCTTGAGCGCGAGAACGCTAGATCCCGGTTCGACCTCTACATCGAGACGGGCGTCAACCTGAGCGCGGTCACGTACCTTGCGACGGCCAACAGCCTCTCCGGGATCCCGGGGGCCCTGCTGGATCGCATGCGGATCCTGGAAGTCCCGTCGCCGGGGCCGGAGCACCTGCCCGTAGTCGCGGCCAACCTGATCGCGGAGATCCGCGCCGATCGCGGCCTCGACGCGGCATGGCTGCCCGACCTCGACGGCGAGGAGATCGAGCTCGTCGGGCGGCACTGGCGAGGGGGCTCGCTCCGTCCCCTGCGCCGCCTGGTCGAGACCGTGCTGGCCGGCCGCGACCGGCTCGCGCCGCGTCACTGA
- a CDS encoding HAD domain-containing protein, with protein sequence MSRILFLDVDGVLNADRTPAWRGRDIVWRVEAACVGYLNEVLDRTGATVVVSSAWRIGPHRGPEGCRAMLRERGVRARFHRDWRTKRMWGGPRGDEIAEWLSRHPEVTSWAIVDDDSDLLPGQRARFVQTSGFDGLTRSKAELLVAILNDDAETVARLAA encoded by the coding sequence GTGAGCCGCATCCTGTTCCTCGATGTCGACGGCGTGCTCAACGCTGATCGCACGCCGGCTTGGCGCGGTAGGGACATCGTCTGGCGCGTCGAGGCCGCGTGCGTCGGATACCTGAACGAGGTCCTCGACAGGACCGGCGCGACCGTGGTGGTGTCGTCAGCCTGGCGGATCGGCCCCCATCGTGGACCAGAAGGTTGCCGGGCGATGCTGCGCGAGCGCGGCGTAAGGGCCCGCTTCCACCGGGACTGGCGCACCAAGAGGATGTGGGGTGGCCCGCGCGGCGACGAGATCGCCGAGTGGCTGTCGCGCCACCCCGAGGTTACGAGCTGGGCGATCGTTGATGACGATAGCGACCTGCTCCCCGGTCAGCGTGCTCGGTTCGTGCAGACGAGTGGCTTCGATGGCCTGACCCGCTCGAAGGCCGAGCTGCTCGTCGCGATCCTCAACGACGACGCCGAGACCGTTGCGAGGTTGGCGGCATGA